Within Pseudomonadota bacterium, the genomic segment GTTGGCTGCATGAGGACTTGCGTCTTCGAAATGCCATCAAGCAGAAGTTCTCACACGCGGGCATCGCTTCGATCGAGATGGAGCGCGCTGCCAGTAAGGTCAAGGTGGTCATCTCGACCTCACGTCCGGGTATCATCATCGGAAAACGCGGTGCCGGGGTCGAGCAGCTCAAGGGGGAGCTGCAGGCGCACACGCAAAACGAGCTCTTTATCGACATCCAGGAGGTGCGAAAAGCGGAAACCAACGCACAGCTGGTTGCTGAGAACATCACGACTCAGCTCGAACGGCGAGTGGCCTTCCGGCGCGCGATGAAGAAGGCTGTATCGACAGCCATGAAATTCGGAGCCAAGGGCATCCGTGTGCATGCTGGAGGACGCCTGGGAGGTGCCGAGATCGCACGTAAGGAAAGCTACCGCGAAGGTCGTGTGCCGCTTCACACACTGCGGGCGGACATCGAGTTTGGCGTGGCCACCGCGCACACTCCGCAGGGCACCGTCGGCATCAAGGTCTGGTTGTTCAAGGGCGAA encodes:
- the rpsC gene encoding 30S ribosomal protein S3, with translation MGQKTHPHGFRLGVIKSWTSKWYEDKQYARWLHEDLRLRNAIKQKFSHAGIASIEMERAASKVKVVISTSRPGIIIGKRGAGVEQLKGELQAHTQNELFIDIQEVRKAETNAQLVAENITTQLERRVAFRRAMKKAVSTAMKFGAKGIRVHAGGRLGGAEIARKESYREGRVPLHTLRADIEFGVATAHTPQGTVGIKVWLFKGEVLRHRGRRLQQATAAR